In one Trichlorobacter lovleyi SZ genomic region, the following are encoded:
- a CDS encoding class I SAM-dependent methyltransferase has protein sequence MFANDPHWLAESYKQPITSSDTGILTRNLHCVRIMGALLKLCFAPSGIFADYGGGYGIFVRMMRDKGFNFYRDDKYCTNLFANGFDTAESNNDRFDLITAFELFEHWISPAHELEYLFQKTDTVIFTTELLPTPLPRPDTWWYYGFEHGQHISFYMPLALEKLAAQFGLTYYHAGGFHLFTRCKPLLLKFRFYLATNPYFALLGELLLRRKSLANTDFNQLTGNTIT, from the coding sequence TTGTTTGCAAATGACCCGCACTGGCTTGCAGAGTCGTATAAACAGCCTATCACCAGTTCCGACACCGGCATCCTGACTAGAAACCTGCATTGCGTTCGCATAATGGGTGCACTATTGAAACTTTGTTTTGCCCCTTCTGGTATCTTTGCCGATTATGGTGGCGGCTACGGAATCTTCGTTCGCATGATGCGAGATAAAGGTTTCAATTTTTACCGGGACGATAAATACTGTACAAACCTGTTTGCCAACGGCTTTGATACTGCTGAAAGTAACAATGACCGGTTTGACCTGATAACGGCATTTGAACTCTTTGAGCATTGGATTTCACCTGCCCATGAGCTTGAGTATCTTTTTCAAAAAACAGATACTGTTATCTTCACCACCGAACTCCTGCCCACACCATTACCCCGGCCTGATACGTGGTGGTATTATGGGTTCGAACACGGCCAGCATATCTCATTTTATATGCCATTGGCATTGGAAAAACTCGCTGCACAGTTCGGCCTTACCTATTATCATGCCGGAGGGTTTCACCTGTTTACACGTTGTAAACCTTTACTTTTGAAATTTCGATTTTATTTAGCTACCAATCCTTACTTTGCCTTGCTTGGAGAACTTCTGCTTCGCAGGAAGTCCCTTGCCAATACCGATTTTAATCAGCTCACCGGTAATACCATTACATAA
- a CDS encoding class 1 fructose-bisphosphatase: MGKEPGSTKFQTDFRRHLREQNISGNLVHLLCEIAEASKYVINAVRTGDLGVAGTSNLYGEEQLALDVLSDRILRKRLMYSGVVCNIASEEMDEIFQVTSNPLGMFSVAYDPLDGSSLVDVNLAVGTIVGIYQGDNLLQPGRNMVGAMYILYGPRVSMVYSVGKGVYEFTMNHLMEFTLTREKVQMNPSGDIYSPGGLRKKYTPENEAYIRYLEDKGSKLRYSGGFVPDINQILMKGKGIFMYPALTDSPNGKLRLLFELNPMAYLIEQAGGAATNGCMPILDMQPEGLDQRAPIYIGCKEDVAKATEFLNGACA; the protein is encoded by the coding sequence ATGGGCAAGGAGCCCGGAAGCACCAAATTTCAAACCGACTTTCGTCGCCATCTGCGTGAGCAGAATATCAGTGGTAACTTGGTACATCTGTTGTGCGAAATTGCCGAGGCCAGTAAATATGTGATCAACGCGGTTCGTACCGGAGATCTCGGGGTCGCCGGTACCTCCAACCTGTACGGTGAAGAACAGTTGGCTCTGGATGTCCTGTCTGACCGTATTTTACGAAAAAGACTGATGTATTCAGGGGTTGTCTGTAATATAGCCTCAGAAGAGATGGATGAAATTTTTCAGGTAACCAGTAATCCTCTGGGGATGTTCTCCGTAGCTTATGATCCGCTGGATGGTTCTTCACTGGTGGATGTAAACCTGGCCGTAGGGACCATTGTCGGCATTTATCAGGGCGATAACCTGCTGCAGCCGGGACGCAACATGGTCGGAGCCATGTATATTCTGTACGGTCCGCGGGTCTCCATGGTCTACTCGGTGGGCAAGGGGGTCTACGAATTCACCATGAACCATCTGATGGAATTTACTCTGACCCGTGAAAAGGTTCAGATGAACCCCTCGGGAGACATCTACTCGCCAGGTGGTCTGCGTAAGAAATATACCCCTGAGAATGAGGCCTACATCCGTTACCTGGAAGATAAAGGCTCAAAACTGCGCTATTCAGGCGGATTTGTGCCTGACATCAACCAGATTTTGATGAAGGGCAAAGGCATCTTCATGTACCCGGCCCTTACTGATTCCCCCAACGGAAAACTGCGGCTTCTGTTTGAACTGAATCCTATGGCCTATCTGATTGAACAGGCTGGCGGTGCTGCCACCAACGGTTGCATGCCGATCCTTGACATGCAACCAGAGGGGCTTGACCAGCGGGCACCAATTTATATTGGTTGCAAAGAAGACGTGGCAAAGGCCACAGAGTTTTTGAACGGAGCATGTGCGTGA
- a CDS encoding glycosyltransferase family 4 protein has protein sequence MPGVMGGAETYLNGLLHHLPSVAPGDAFTLLLGSECYGKMTFPKRVNVSQQKTLTKPDPRWYLNLLLTAALHTDFHSRIMKQCDADVVHYPFTVLFPPVSHKPTVLTFHDMQQEFYPAFFSLKERLYRARTYRNSAQRATRIIAISQHVKQCLVDRYRIQPEKIDVVYNGCNQNFRVIDDNETLQKIREKYKLKRPFMFYPAASWPHKNHVRLLDALALLVQQKCFDGQLVLTGIGKDQNATIFKRIKTLGLENHVTVLGYLPYNDLPYIYNFARMLVFPSLFEGFGIPLVEAMACGCPVLASNCTAIPEVIANAGALFDPTSIEDMSDLIWKLWHDEPKLLAMKQAGLLRAQSFTWEQTAAATMAVYQKSA, from the coding sequence ATGCCAGGAGTTATGGGGGGGGCTGAAACCTATCTGAATGGTCTTCTGCATCATCTGCCTAGTGTAGCCCCGGGTGATGCATTTACGCTTCTTCTTGGTAGTGAATGTTACGGCAAGATGACCTTCCCAAAGAGAGTTAACGTTTCACAGCAGAAAACACTCACCAAGCCAGATCCACGCTGGTACCTTAATTTGCTCTTAACCGCAGCATTACATACAGATTTCCATTCTAGGATAATGAAGCAGTGTGATGCTGATGTCGTGCATTACCCCTTTACAGTGCTCTTTCCGCCTGTGTCGCATAAACCGACCGTGCTCACTTTCCATGATATGCAGCAGGAGTTTTACCCTGCTTTTTTCTCACTTAAAGAGCGCCTGTACAGGGCAAGAACCTACAGAAATTCTGCACAACGAGCGACACGTATCATTGCTATCTCACAGCATGTGAAACAATGTCTAGTAGACAGGTACCGAATTCAACCTGAAAAAATCGATGTTGTATACAATGGCTGCAATCAGAATTTTCGCGTGATAGATGATAATGAAACCCTGCAAAAGATACGGGAAAAATATAAATTAAAGCGCCCTTTCATGTTTTATCCTGCTGCCAGTTGGCCTCATAAGAATCATGTTAGATTGTTGGATGCGCTGGCGCTACTTGTTCAGCAAAAGTGCTTTGACGGGCAACTGGTACTGACCGGTATTGGCAAAGACCAGAATGCAACGATTTTCAAACGGATAAAAACACTTGGCCTTGAAAACCATGTAACCGTTCTAGGTTATCTCCCTTACAACGACCTTCCATATATCTACAACTTTGCTCGTATGCTTGTATTCCCTTCTTTATTTGAAGGGTTTGGCATTCCGCTTGTAGAAGCAATGGCCTGTGGCTGCCCGGTACTAGCCTCAAATTGTACTGCAATACCGGAGGTCATTGCGAATGCTGGAGCATTGTTTGATCCCACTTCGATAGAGGATATGTCTGACCTCATCTGGAAATTATGGCATGATGAGCCGAAACTTCTAGCAATGAAACAAGCAGGATTATTACGTGCACAGTCTTTTACATGGGAACAGACTGCAGCAGCTACAATGGCCGTTTATCAAAAGTCAGCTTGA
- a CDS encoding decaprenyl-phosphate phosphoribosyltransferase, with protein MKRVAAILQLLRPHQWLKNLMLFFPPFLGGTLLTQGMVVKGTIPFILFSLASSAGYLVNDLLDREADSNHPRKSSRPLVSGTASVKTAQILSVSLTACAVISAVFVGTTFTLLVLAYLTVSFAYSCCLKNIPVVDLFCIATGFLFRLMAGGAVFNIRVSEWLFLSVLLLSLFLSAGKRLSEKQTLGDTGAASHRKVLTHYPDGFLDGVLFMTGSAVLVTYTMYTLSHNFLLYTVPLCCFGLLRYILRVKSGLSGDPTESLLRDPWLLVVGAGWGLMVGWGIYGG; from the coding sequence ATGAAACGTGTTGCCGCCATCCTTCAGCTACTTCGACCACATCAGTGGTTGAAAAATCTGATGCTGTTCTTTCCTCCGTTTCTTGGTGGTACCCTGCTAACTCAAGGGATGGTTGTCAAGGGAACCATCCCTTTTATTCTGTTCTCTCTGGCTTCGAGTGCAGGATATCTAGTCAACGACTTATTGGACCGTGAAGCTGACTCCAATCATCCACGGAAGTCCTCCCGTCCCTTGGTGTCAGGCACAGCCTCTGTCAAAACTGCACAGATACTGTCCGTTTCACTGACAGCATGTGCTGTTATTTCAGCTGTATTTGTCGGTACAACCTTTACTTTACTCGTACTGGCATACCTGACAGTATCTTTTGCCTATTCATGCTGTCTAAAAAATATACCGGTAGTTGATCTGTTTTGTATTGCCACCGGTTTTTTGTTCCGCCTCATGGCAGGAGGGGCTGTCTTCAACATCCGTGTTTCTGAATGGCTGTTTTTGTCTGTACTTTTGCTTTCACTGTTTTTGAGTGCTGGAAAACGTCTCTCTGAAAAACAGACTCTCGGCGATACTGGTGCCGCATCCCATCGTAAAGTGTTGACGCATTATCCTGACGGCTTTCTTGACGGCGTACTGTTTATGACCGGCAGTGCTGTACTGGTCACCTACACCATGTACACTTTATCCCACAATTTTCTACTGTATACTGTCCCACTCTGTTGCTTTGGGCTGCTACGCTATATATTGAGAGTCAAGTCGGGACTAAGTGGTGATCCGACAGAATCCTTATTGCGTGATCCCTGGTTGCTGGTTGTGGGGGCAGGGTGGGGGCTTATGGTGGGATGGGGGATATATGGAGGATAG
- a CDS encoding DUF2721 domain-containing protein, producing MLRTVSDVGTVARAIQLSVAPVFLLTGIGAMLSVMTNRLGRIIDRARLLEARFETATQEGHRELIRADLTTLARRAKLVGQAINLCTTTAFLVCSVIALMFIGAFLELDPSMPVAILFICAMLSMVLGLVCFLREIYIATANLRIGPGSQTPPTQ from the coding sequence ATGTTGCGGACAGTCTCTGATGTGGGCACTGTCGCCCGTGCCATTCAACTCTCGGTGGCTCCGGTCTTCCTGTTAACTGGTATCGGCGCGATGCTCTCGGTCATGACCAACCGACTGGGACGGATCATTGACCGAGCCCGCCTGCTTGAAGCCCGTTTTGAAACTGCCACGCAAGAGGGCCACAGGGAGCTTATCCGGGCTGACCTTACGACACTGGCACGCCGTGCCAAGCTAGTCGGTCAGGCCATCAATCTCTGTACCACCACTGCCTTCCTGGTCTGTAGCGTTATTGCGCTGATGTTTATCGGTGCGTTTCTGGAACTCGACCCCTCGATGCCGGTGGCAATCCTGTTTATCTGCGCCATGCTCTCCATGGTGCTGGGGCTGGTCTGCTTTTTAAGAGAAATCTATATTGCCACGGCCAATCTCAGAATTGGTCCAGGATCACAGACTCCACCAACTCAGTAA
- a CDS encoding glycosyltransferase family 2 protein, whose translation MTVSHAHIPSLSLITVCKNSDATIGRTITSVEAQKDDGVEYLIIDGGSTDTTLTVIEACPCIDLLVSEPDQGIADAFNKGICRATGDIIALLNADDQLALNTLAIVRSYFANHPEVDVVHGDVLLHKNGRTIKRLKPAGRWWYPWRLVLFNHPATFVRRVVYERHGLFDTGYRIAMDAEMFLRWMSRGVTIRYLPEVLAIMETDGVSGQQATVGYREVRKAAVQHGYSALLATVNYLGKMLIWSVLLVTGVVPLSAGRRT comes from the coding sequence ATGACCGTATCTCATGCCCATATTCCTAGTCTATCACTGATCACGGTCTGTAAAAACAGCGATGCAACTATCGGTCGCACGATTACCAGTGTAGAGGCCCAAAAGGATGACGGGGTTGAATATCTGATTATCGATGGGGGGTCTACCGATACCACATTGACAGTGATAGAAGCATGTCCCTGTATTGATCTGCTTGTTAGCGAGCCGGATCAAGGTATTGCTGATGCATTTAACAAAGGGATTTGCCGTGCTACTGGTGACATTATTGCCTTACTTAATGCTGATGACCAACTGGCTCTTAATACGTTAGCTATCGTTCGTTCTTATTTTGCCAACCACCCCGAGGTGGATGTAGTGCATGGGGATGTACTGCTCCATAAAAACGGTCGAACTATCAAACGGCTGAAGCCAGCCGGTCGTTGGTGGTATCCATGGAGACTCGTGTTATTTAACCATCCGGCCACCTTTGTCCGGCGTGTGGTATATGAACGACATGGCCTGTTCGATACCGGCTACCGTATTGCTATGGATGCGGAGATGTTCCTGCGCTGGATGTCCCGCGGGGTAACTATACGCTACCTGCCGGAGGTCTTGGCAATCATGGAAACCGATGGGGTGAGTGGTCAACAGGCAACCGTAGGATATCGGGAGGTGCGTAAGGCGGCTGTGCAGCATGGTTATTCTGCGCTATTGGCTACGGTTAATTATCTTGGCAAAATGCTGATCTGGTCGGTACTGCTGGTAACAGGTGTAGTACCACTATCTGCTGGACGACGAACGTGA
- a CDS encoding flippase: MRSFLRSIFHHTGSPRSNRLQVFTNIGWMCADSLIRGGIGMVISIWLARYLGPEQFGLLNYVVAIAFLFSAVATFGMNSIVVRDLIKEPEQRYHILGTAVVVQVMGGVAAWLCALVTAYIVQRDDMRFVAMIALLGTVSVFKASEVIKFWFESQVQSRYSVWAENGIFLVLATVKAGLILTHAPFMAFIWVLWFEGLFTAGALLLVYSRYVGSSFRWRFQKERWHRLIHDGTPLMVSGLAMAGYMRMDQIMLGKLLNEEAVGIFSAALRLSEAWYFIPIAIMASLFPSVVLAKNAGKLQYVARLEFTHTIMVILALALAIPMTFCADWVVALLFGNRYHGAGMVLALHIWSALFVFLGVASHQWFVTENLQRYVLFRTICGALVNISLNLILIPAYGPVGAAIASLVAHGLVNVVMNAFTPATRSIFRLQIKSLLLMPLWSGSLFKQGNRA; the protein is encoded by the coding sequence GTGAGGTCCTTTCTCCGTAGTATTTTCCACCACACCGGTTCTCCTAGATCAAACCGATTACAGGTATTCACAAATATTGGCTGGATGTGTGCCGATAGCCTCATCAGAGGCGGGATCGGCATGGTGATCAGCATCTGGCTGGCCCGCTATCTGGGGCCGGAACAGTTTGGTTTATTAAACTATGTTGTCGCTATTGCCTTTCTGTTCAGTGCGGTCGCAACCTTTGGTATGAATAGCATTGTTGTACGGGATCTGATTAAAGAGCCGGAACAACGATATCACATTCTTGGAACTGCTGTCGTTGTCCAGGTCATGGGTGGTGTCGCCGCTTGGCTATGTGCGCTAGTAACCGCATATATTGTGCAACGTGACGACATGCGGTTTGTCGCCATGATTGCTCTTTTAGGCACGGTTTCCGTATTTAAGGCCTCGGAAGTTATTAAATTTTGGTTTGAATCACAGGTTCAATCACGTTATTCAGTGTGGGCAGAGAATGGGATATTTCTGGTTTTAGCAACGGTCAAGGCAGGGTTGATTCTTACCCATGCACCGTTCATGGCTTTTATCTGGGTGTTGTGGTTTGAAGGCCTATTCACTGCTGGCGCATTACTGTTGGTTTACTCTCGATATGTCGGTTCTTCGTTTCGATGGCGGTTCCAGAAAGAACGGTGGCATCGACTGATTCACGACGGTACACCACTCATGGTATCGGGACTTGCCATGGCCGGATATATGCGGATGGATCAAATCATGCTGGGTAAACTGCTGAATGAAGAGGCAGTTGGTATTTTTTCTGCTGCTCTCCGGCTCAGTGAAGCATGGTACTTTATCCCGATAGCGATTATGGCGTCATTATTTCCCAGTGTAGTTTTAGCTAAAAACGCCGGTAAACTCCAGTATGTTGCCCGATTGGAGTTTACCCATACCATTATGGTTATTCTGGCGCTTGCCTTGGCAATTCCCATGACGTTTTGTGCGGATTGGGTTGTTGCGTTGCTGTTCGGTAACCGATATCATGGTGCGGGGATGGTGTTGGCACTACATATCTGGTCCGCCTTGTTTGTGTTTCTCGGTGTGGCGAGCCACCAGTGGTTTGTGACGGAAAATCTGCAACGCTACGTACTGTTTCGGACCATATGTGGTGCATTGGTTAATATCAGTTTGAACCTTATCCTGATCCCTGCTTACGGACCGGTGGGGGCCGCAATCGCTAGTTTGGTTGCCCATGGCCTAGTCAATGTTGTAATGAATGCCTTTACGCCAGCAACACGTTCGATTTTTCGTTTACAGATCAAAAGCTTGTTACTGATGCCACTATGGAGCGGTAGTCTATTCAAGCAGGGAAATCGTGCCTGA
- a CDS encoding glycosyltransferase family 9 protein, whose protein sequence is MKMVDGILGRVLTTLLPPSAASVIQVLPQSLILIRPGGIGDAALLVPVLHHLKKKYPTIHITILAERRNAGVFSLIPDVNQLYCYDRPAEFWHAVRGKYDVVIDTEQWHRLSAVVARLIRSPIKIGFATNERRRMFTHALPYSHDEYEVSSFKRLLEPLTDVSEQTEATIPFLTIPVTSKESARKLLATLGDKPFVTIFPGASIPERRWGADRFRAVAAALVQKGYGVVVVGGTVDQTDAQTIAGESGLDLAGRTSLAETAAVISRSALLISADSGLLHVAVGLGVPTVSLFGPGRALKWAPHGKLHTVINKNLSCSPCTTFGTTPPCPHSARCMQEISVSEVIDHCVEHLEHTAG, encoded by the coding sequence ATGAAAATGGTAGATGGTATACTTGGGCGTGTACTGACTACATTACTGCCACCCTCAGCCGCTTCAGTAATTCAGGTGCTACCTCAATCCCTCATCCTCATCCGCCCCGGCGGCATTGGCGATGCGGCTCTTCTGGTTCCTGTACTTCATCATCTCAAAAAAAAGTATCCCACTATTCATATTACCATTCTGGCAGAACGACGTAATGCAGGTGTCTTCTCTTTAATCCCTGATGTAAACCAACTCTATTGTTACGACAGACCTGCTGAGTTCTGGCATGCAGTACGTGGTAAATATGATGTTGTCATTGATACTGAACAGTGGCACCGTCTTTCGGCTGTTGTGGCCCGGCTGATACGGTCTCCCATCAAGATCGGTTTTGCTACCAATGAGCGACGGCGGATGTTTACCCATGCGCTGCCGTACTCCCATGATGAGTATGAAGTCTCTAGTTTTAAACGTCTGCTAGAACCGCTTACGGACGTGTCAGAGCAGACTGAAGCCACGATTCCGTTCCTGACCATTCCTGTAACTTCAAAAGAATCTGCTCGAAAGCTGCTTGCAACTTTGGGTGATAAGCCTTTTGTAACTATATTCCCCGGTGCCTCTATCCCGGAGCGTCGTTGGGGGGCTGATCGGTTCAGGGCTGTGGCAGCTGCGCTTGTACAAAAAGGATATGGGGTGGTCGTGGTGGGCGGAACCGTTGACCAGACAGATGCTCAAACCATTGCAGGTGAGTCAGGACTGGATCTGGCAGGACGGACCTCTCTTGCAGAGACTGCTGCTGTGATTTCCCGCTCTGCCCTGCTTATCAGCGCTGATTCTGGTCTGCTGCATGTTGCAGTAGGATTGGGGGTGCCGACAGTTTCCCTGTTCGGTCCAGGCCGCGCCCTTAAATGGGCTCCGCATGGGAAGCTGCATACTGTTATCAATAAAAACCTTTCCTGTTCTCCCTGTACCACCTTTGGCACGACCCCGCCATGCCCGCATAGTGCCCGTTGTATGCAGGAAATAAGTGTGTCTGAGGTGATTGATCACTGTGTAGAACATCTAGAACATACTGCTGGCTGA
- a CDS encoding glycosyltransferase family 4 protein — MNILFYRHTLLSRGGDRMIIAHANHLVAEGHQVTIMAAQINSVFHIDSRVILQRLPSSNTASTLLRALVTHFPHQLIIADIIPLACLLAVRNRKHTIYYAQDYDESYYSSLFPRLFIRLLYSIGLTVMGIRTIAVAQHLADTFLRRFHVRTEVVENGIDAASFYPDPDQELIRYKEDRQAILLLSRSDARKGFDVAVTIVTNLLNRKGTETLEIWTVGEACQGIFPAGVHHRDLGYVNEHRLRQIMSSANLFLYPSRHEGLPLMPLEAMACGCPVITTSAVPYARSGENAMVSLINDDVTLLNQSILVLTNQHIIRSLINGGIATAQRYTLEHTLSSFASKLVSMAEFQQ, encoded by the coding sequence GTGAATATCCTGTTTTACCGTCACACGCTCTTGAGCCGTGGTGGAGACCGGATGATTATCGCCCACGCTAATCACCTTGTTGCCGAGGGGCATCAAGTGACGATAATGGCTGCTCAGATCAATTCGGTTTTTCACATTGATAGTCGTGTGATTCTGCAACGGTTGCCATCCTCGAACACGGCATCAACCTTGTTACGTGCGCTTGTCACCCATTTCCCCCACCAACTAATCATTGCAGATATCATTCCACTGGCCTGCCTGTTAGCTGTACGCAACCGGAAGCACACGATTTATTATGCCCAGGATTACGATGAATCATATTATTCCTCTCTATTTCCCCGACTGTTTATCAGGCTATTGTACAGTATCGGACTAACAGTCATGGGAATTAGAACGATTGCAGTAGCTCAGCACCTTGCCGATACCTTTCTGCGTCGTTTTCATGTCCGAACAGAGGTCGTTGAAAATGGCATTGATGCGGCAAGCTTTTATCCTGACCCTGATCAGGAACTGATTCGGTATAAGGAGGATCGTCAGGCAATTTTGTTGTTATCGCGCTCAGATGCGCGTAAAGGCTTCGATGTGGCGGTAACTATTGTTACAAATCTGCTGAACAGAAAAGGCACAGAGACTTTGGAAATATGGACCGTCGGTGAAGCCTGTCAGGGGATATTTCCTGCTGGAGTGCATCATCGTGATTTAGGCTACGTCAATGAACACCGGCTGCGGCAGATCATGAGCAGTGCGAACCTGTTTCTCTATCCATCTCGTCACGAGGGGTTGCCGCTTATGCCTCTAGAGGCCATGGCGTGTGGCTGTCCGGTAATCACTACTTCAGCAGTGCCCTATGCCCGTTCCGGTGAGAACGCGATGGTGAGTCTGATTAATGATGATGTCACATTGCTGAATCAGTCTATTCTTGTGCTGACGAATCAGCATATAATCAGGTCACTGATAAACGGTGGTATTGCCACTGCCCAGCGGTATACCTTAGAACATACGCTTAGTTCCTTTGCCAGCAAATTAGTGTCAATGGCGGAGTTTCAACAATAA
- the recG gene encoding ATP-dependent DNA helicase RecG, with protein sequence MTKLQVDHTGALLIPAKELMRLGLQPGDCVGIEANDTGVLLRKQVTAAPPANPVQQAIARKNLTTGIQFIKGVGPKLAELLAKRGIRSVEDALFCLPHRYEDRRQLIPIRQLKPGSNHVFQGTVISTESTETRGGRKVFEAVVQDESGSIVLKWFHANGVWMKRTWQVGRQGVFTGELSSFGWKPEVHHPDVEWLEKGTDVNAVMTADPVNFGRIVPVYPLTEGLHQKGMRRVMRQVVDTFLPNLENILPQSLLETYQYLPLREALGQVHLPPSDAPLIDLNEGRTLAHRSLAFDEFFFWELGLALKKRGVALEEGISFRVTHRYTKELVKLLPFQLTAAQRRVLSEIKADMMASHPMHRLVQGDVGSGKTLVALMAALVAVENDYQVAIMAPTEILAEQHWHNIHHWCDQLGVNVVLLTSGMRGKVKKEALQQVADGRASIVIGTHAVIQDKVEFHRLGLGIVDEQHRFGVLQRGVLKKKGANPDILVMTATPIPRTLAMTLFGDLALSVIDELPPGRTPINTKIYFESRRKQVYEMIHQEIGQGRQAYVIYPLVEESEKSDLKAATQMAEHLQADIFPGLRLGLLHGRMKPEEKEAVMASFKKQELDILVATTVIEVGIDVPNATLMVIEHAERFGLSQLHQLRGRVGRGSHRSSCILLTAGKLSEDGEKRLRVMEATTDGFRIAEADLEIRGPGDFLGTRQSGMPDFRVASILRDGAILEQARSAAAKLLERDEQLHSSEGQRILQELLQRWGKRLELAGIA encoded by the coding sequence ATGACAAAACTTCAGGTTGATCATACTGGTGCCTTGCTAATTCCTGCCAAGGAGCTGATGCGGCTTGGCCTCCAGCCAGGCGATTGTGTGGGGATTGAAGCCAATGATACAGGGGTGCTGTTGCGTAAACAGGTTACAGCTGCACCTCCTGCAAACCCCGTTCAACAGGCAATTGCACGTAAAAATCTGACCACCGGTATCCAGTTTATCAAAGGAGTCGGCCCCAAACTGGCTGAACTGCTCGCCAAGCGTGGCATTCGTTCGGTTGAAGATGCCCTGTTCTGCCTGCCGCACCGTTATGAGGACCGCCGGCAACTCATCCCTATCAGACAGCTAAAGCCGGGATCAAATCATGTCTTTCAAGGCACTGTTATTTCTACAGAAAGCACGGAAACAAGGGGAGGCCGCAAGGTCTTTGAGGCTGTGGTGCAGGATGAAAGTGGCAGTATTGTACTGAAGTGGTTTCATGCCAATGGAGTCTGGATGAAACGGACCTGGCAGGTGGGGCGGCAAGGAGTCTTTACCGGTGAGCTGAGCAGTTTTGGATGGAAACCTGAAGTGCATCATCCCGATGTAGAGTGGCTGGAAAAAGGTACCGATGTTAATGCCGTAATGACTGCTGACCCGGTCAATTTTGGGCGTATTGTGCCAGTTTACCCCTTAACGGAAGGGCTACACCAGAAGGGGATGCGGCGGGTGATGCGCCAGGTGGTGGATACCTTTCTTCCGAATCTGGAAAATATTCTGCCTCAATCCCTGTTGGAAACGTATCAGTATCTTCCGCTACGGGAAGCACTTGGCCAGGTCCACCTGCCGCCATCAGATGCGCCCCTGATTGATCTGAATGAAGGCCGTACGTTGGCCCACCGATCTTTGGCCTTTGATGAGTTCTTTTTCTGGGAACTTGGTTTGGCATTAAAGAAACGGGGGGTAGCCCTGGAAGAAGGGATCTCCTTCCGGGTTACCCATCGTTACACCAAAGAACTGGTAAAATTGCTGCCATTCCAGTTGACTGCTGCCCAACGGCGGGTGTTATCGGAGATCAAGGCCGATATGATGGCTTCCCACCCGATGCATCGTCTGGTGCAGGGGGATGTTGGTAGCGGCAAGACGCTGGTGGCGCTGATGGCAGCCCTGGTGGCAGTTGAAAACGACTACCAGGTGGCAATTATGGCCCCCACTGAGATCCTGGCTGAGCAGCACTGGCATAATATTCACCACTGGTGTGACCAGTTAGGGGTCAACGTCGTGTTACTTACCTCGGGCATGCGGGGCAAAGTCAAGAAGGAGGCGCTGCAACAGGTTGCGGATGGCCGGGCTTCCATCGTGATCGGCACCCATGCCGTGATTCAGGACAAGGTCGAGTTCCACCGTCTGGGATTAGGGATTGTGGATGAGCAGCACCGCTTTGGTGTACTGCAGCGTGGCGTTCTCAAGAAAAAGGGGGCTAATCCTGATATTCTGGTGATGACCGCCACCCCGATTCCCCGTACCCTGGCCATGACCTTGTTTGGTGATCTCGCTCTCTCAGTCATTGATGAACTGCCACCGGGTAGAACTCCAATAAATACAAAGATATACTTTGAATCACGCCGTAAACAGGTGTACGAGATGATCCACCAGGAGATTGGCCAGGGTCGTCAGGCATACGTTATCTATCCTCTGGTTGAAGAGTCTGAAAAGTCTGATCTAAAGGCCGCAACTCAGATGGCTGAACATCTACAAGCTGACATTTTCCCTGGACTCCGGCTGGGTCTGTTGCATGGCCGGATGAAGCCGGAGGAAAAGGAGGCGGTGATGGCCTCCTTCAAAAAACAGGAGCTGGATATCCTGGTGGCCACCACCGTGATTGAGGTGGGGATCGATGTGCCGAATGCCACCCTGATGGTAATCGAACATGCCGAGCGTTTCGGTCTTTCTCAACTGCATCAGTTACGGGGCAGGGTAGGGCGGGGAAGTCACCGTTCCAGCTGTATACTGTTAACAGCGGGTAAGCTGTCTGAAGACGGTGAAAAAAGGCTCAGGGTGATGGAGGCCACCACCGATGGCTTCAGGATTGCCGAGGCCGATCTTGAGATCCGTGGTCCGGGCGATTTTCTCGGTACGCGCCAATCTGGTATGCCTGATTTCAGAGTGGCAAGTATTCTGAGGGATGGGGCCATATTGGAGCAGGCCAGGTCTGCTGCAGCCAAACTGCTTGAACGGGATGAACAGCTGCATTCATCTGAAGGACAACGGATACTCCAGGAACTGTTACAACGCTGGGGTAAACGGCTGGAGCTGGCAGGTATCGCATGA